A single window of Syntrophus aciditrophicus SB DNA harbors:
- the phrB gene encoding deoxyribodipyrimidine photo-lyase gives MIQKERVKSLNKAELKKGKYVLYWMQASQRETCNHALEYAIRKANALCQPVVVFFGIVDDFPEANERHYFFMLEGLCDAKRTLEKRGIQLVIQHCSPELGVVMMSRDASLVVVDRGYLRIQKAWRNVAAASMDCPLIQVESDVVVPIEETSSKEEYSAATIRKKIHQKLNQYLISLEETKPMADSLSLDFESFPIDDVERAILRLDIDRSVKCVSFFRGGFEEGRKHLDVFIDQKLEHYAEHRNDPTLDCLSLMSPYLHFGQISPLYIALRILNSGRTSSEAYLEELIVRRELGINFVFYNTHYDTFECLPGWAKKSLRTHEKDQRPYHYSRKELEDGKTHDPYWNAAQKEMVLKGKMHGYMRMYWGKKIIEWCETPEEAFHTAIYLNNKYELDGREPNGFMGVAWCFGKHDRPWRERNIFGNVRYMNDRGLKRKFDADGYVKLSAQWEDQGALIPNQLE, from the coding sequence ATGATTCAGAAGGAAAGAGTTAAATCGCTGAATAAGGCAGAGTTGAAAAAAGGAAAGTATGTCCTGTATTGGATGCAGGCCTCTCAGAGAGAGACATGTAATCACGCTCTGGAATACGCAATCCGAAAAGCCAATGCGCTTTGCCAACCTGTAGTTGTTTTTTTCGGTATTGTCGACGATTTCCCAGAAGCTAATGAACGGCACTACTTTTTTATGCTGGAGGGCCTTTGTGATGCGAAGCGCACCCTTGAGAAAAGAGGTATTCAACTTGTAATTCAACACTGCTCACCGGAACTTGGAGTTGTAATGATGAGCCGGGATGCTTCTCTGGTAGTTGTGGACAGAGGGTATCTTCGAATACAAAAAGCTTGGAGAAACGTCGCGGCTGCTTCCATGGATTGTCCTCTAATTCAGGTTGAAAGTGATGTGGTAGTTCCTATTGAAGAAACTTCGTCCAAGGAGGAATATTCTGCAGCAACAATCCGAAAAAAAATCCACCAAAAATTGAATCAGTACCTGATTTCTCTGGAAGAAACCAAACCAATGGCCGATTCTCTTTCTCTCGATTTTGAATCTTTTCCCATCGATGATGTGGAAAGAGCCATCTTGCGCCTCGATATTGACCGGAGCGTTAAATGTGTCAGCTTTTTTCGAGGAGGCTTTGAGGAGGGCAGGAAGCATCTTGATGTGTTCATTGATCAGAAACTGGAGCATTATGCTGAACACAGAAATGACCCAACTCTGGACTGTCTCTCCCTCATGAGCCCCTATCTTCATTTCGGACAGATATCACCTCTGTACATCGCGCTGAGGATCTTGAACTCTGGCAGAACCAGCAGTGAGGCCTATCTTGAGGAACTCATTGTCAGACGAGAGTTGGGCATCAACTTCGTATTCTACAATACACATTATGATACATTTGAATGCCTCCCAGGCTGGGCGAAAAAAAGTCTGAGGACTCATGAGAAGGACCAACGGCCCTATCATTACTCTCGCAAGGAATTAGAGGATGGGAAAACACATGATCCGTATTGGAACGCCGCGCAGAAAGAGATGGTGTTGAAGGGAAAGATGCACGGTTATATGAGAATGTATTGGGGAAAAAAAATTATCGAGTGGTGTGAGACTCCTGAAGAAGCTTTCCATACCGCGATATATCTCAACAACAAGTACGAGTTGGATGGAAGGGAGCCCAATGGTTTTATGGGCGTTGCATGGTGTTTCGGGAAGCATGACCGCCCCTGGAGGGAACGAAACATTTTCGGTAACGTCAGATACATGAATGACAGGGGGCTAAAGAGAAAATTTGATGCCGACGGGTACGTGAAACTAAGCGCGCAATGGGAAGACCAAGGTGCTTTAATTCCCAATCAGTTAGAATAA
- a CDS encoding IS256 family transposase, with amino-acid sequence MENNDRDYWEKQVKEEAKNVLELIIREGACRMLQAAIENEVSEYIDRFKNEKDSRNRRLVVRNGSLPEREIVTGIGPLKLKQPRIHDKREDQLFTSNILPRYMRRIPSVDALIPALYLKGISTGDFSKVLESILGKNASGLSATNIVRLKRLWEQDYKDWARRDLSSKRYVYFWADGIYFNVRLEDAENKRQCILIIMGTLENGKKELVSILDGYRESKQAWQEMLGDLKHRGLKEGPKLAVGDGGLGFWAALREEFPETIEQRCWVHKTANILDKMPKSIQPRAKVHIRDMYMAPTKEEALKAFHHFLSQYQAKYERACNCLEKDTNSLFAFYDFPAEHWRHIRSTNPIESTFATVRLRTNRTKGCGSRLATLTMVFKLAMEAEKTWQRIKGHQLIGKVIEGIRFVDGLIMQEAA; translated from the coding sequence GTGGAGAATAATGACCGCGATTATTGGGAAAAGCAAGTTAAAGAAGAAGCAAAGAACGTCCTGGAACTGATTATCCGAGAAGGAGCCTGCCGGATGTTGCAGGCGGCGATTGAGAACGAAGTAAGCGAGTACATTGACCGCTTTAAGAATGAAAAAGACTCCAGGAACAGGCGGTTAGTTGTGAGAAACGGTTCCTTGCCTGAAAGAGAGATCGTAACAGGTATCGGCCCCTTAAAGCTAAAACAGCCCAGGATTCATGACAAAAGAGAAGATCAGCTTTTTACGAGCAATATTCTGCCGAGATATATGCGCCGGATTCCCTCGGTTGATGCCTTAATCCCAGCACTGTATCTTAAAGGAATCTCCACGGGAGATTTCAGCAAGGTGCTGGAATCCATATTGGGGAAGAATGCATCGGGGCTTTCCGCGACCAATATCGTCCGGCTGAAGAGGCTCTGGGAGCAGGATTATAAAGACTGGGCCAGACGAGATCTTTCCTCCAAACGATATGTTTATTTCTGGGCAGACGGCATTTACTTCAATGTTCGTTTGGAAGATGCCGAGAATAAGCGGCAATGCATCCTGATCATTATGGGAACATTGGAAAACGGGAAGAAAGAACTCGTCTCCATTCTCGATGGCTATCGGGAAAGCAAACAAGCCTGGCAGGAGATGCTGGGCGATCTCAAGCACAGGGGTCTTAAAGAAGGTCCCAAGTTGGCAGTGGGCGATGGAGGTCTGGGATTCTGGGCAGCCCTGCGGGAGGAATTTCCGGAAACAATAGAGCAACGTTGCTGGGTTCATAAGACTGCTAATATTCTGGATAAGATGCCCAAGAGTATTCAGCCGAGAGCCAAGGTGCATATCCGGGACATGTACATGGCGCCAACAAAAGAGGAAGCCCTCAAGGCCTTTCATCATTTTCTGTCACAGTATCAGGCGAAATATGAAAGGGCTTGCAACTGCTTAGAGAAGGATACGAACAGTCTTTTCGCGTTTTATGATTTCCCCGCAGAGCACTGGCGTCATATCCGGTCTACCAATCCTATTGAATCCACTTTTGCCACGGTCAGGCTGCGCACAAATCGGACAAAAGGCTGTGGATCACGGTTAGCAACGCTGACCATGGTTTTCAAGCTGGCAATGGAAGCGGAAAAAACCTGGCAGAGAATCAAAGGGCATCAACTTATCGGAAAGGTCATTGAAGGAATCCGGTTTGTTGACGGCCTCATCATGCAAGAAGCGGCTTAA
- a CDS encoding ankyrin repeat domain-containing protein: MVRTVKKTAAMVMLLLVGLLIEAAQVQAFANMKHAARAIATGDINLFESILKRSQAVVKALDNDERTLLHYCADRPLILGRLWIDRKSESHGQNHDNWQVKSKVMAEILLSHGADVNAKDVFYQTPLHYAATTGNTEVAKILVAHRADVNAENRSYSSRPLHLAALNGHTSLARLLIENGADINAQDAFGAPVNMTAGRDMLVLLLENKADARAKNRDGFTPLHLAEDKEIAQILIAHGAKLDAKGYAGRTPLHQAAMRNRNDMVEWFCSKGAPVNALDSKGQTPLMLSLSMQGYNIDAKERTETVRILLKYGADLSCRDAKGWTLLHYAMREGDLEMLDLFLSKGMDINAKDKYGYTPLHWAVTNKDKKMVEALVSLGADVNARNLEGNTPLYDTWGGSKVDLEIVEILKSRGGIK; encoded by the coding sequence ATGGTACGAACAGTGAAGAAAACCGCAGCCATGGTTATGTTGTTGCTTGTTGGGCTCTTAATAGAAGCAGCACAAGTGCAAGCATTTGCAAATATGAAGCATGCTGCACGGGCCATAGCGACAGGAGATATCAACTTATTTGAGTCTATCCTGAAGCGTTCCCAAGCGGTCGTCAAAGCACTTGATAATGATGAAAGAACCCTTTTACATTACTGTGCAGACAGGCCGTTAATCCTCGGCCGATTGTGGATAGACCGTAAATCTGAAAGCCATGGACAGAATCATGATAACTGGCAGGTAAAAAGCAAGGTGATGGCTGAAATACTGCTTTCCCATGGTGCTGATGTGAACGCAAAAGACGTTTTTTACCAGACCCCGCTTCATTATGCCGCGACCACGGGAAACACGGAGGTGGCAAAGATACTCGTAGCCCACAGGGCTGATGTCAATGCCGAGAACAGATCTTATTCCAGCAGGCCTCTTCATCTGGCTGCTCTGAACGGACACACATCCCTGGCTAGGCTCCTGATCGAAAATGGAGCTGACATAAATGCACAAGATGCTTTCGGAGCACCGGTCAATATGACGGCTGGCCGTGATATGCTCGTGCTTCTGTTGGAGAACAAGGCTGATGCGCGCGCGAAAAACAGGGATGGATTCACCCCTTTGCACTTGGCTGAAGATAAAGAAATTGCGCAAATACTTATCGCTCATGGCGCAAAGCTTGACGCGAAGGGATATGCGGGAAGAACCCCTCTGCACCAAGCCGCTATGAGGAACCGCAACGACATGGTGGAATGGTTTTGCTCTAAGGGCGCTCCCGTCAACGCACTGGATTCCAAGGGTCAAACCCCTCTCATGCTTTCTCTGTCGATGCAAGGGTATAACATCGACGCGAAAGAAAGAACGGAAACGGTCAGGATACTATTGAAATACGGTGCAGATTTAAGCTGTCGGGATGCAAAGGGGTGGACTCTGTTGCATTATGCGATGCGTGAAGGAGATCTGGAAATGTTGGATTTGTTCTTAAGCAAGGGAATGGACATCAATGCCAAAGACAAATACGGCTACACGCCCCTGCACTGGGCCGTAACGAACAAGGATAAAAAAATGGTCGAAGCGCTTGTTTCTCTGGGGGCAGATGTCAATGCCCGAAATCTGGAAGGTAATACACCATTATATGATACCTGGGGTGGTTCGAAAGTGGATCTCGAAATCGTCGAGATTCTCAAAAGTCGGGGGGGGATAAAATAA
- a CDS encoding DMT family transporter, producing MLPVQFIPTISLIIGALSYGVSLVLFIHALREIGSARTSTWFASGPFIGTILSVIVLGERPPVEYWMAALLMLSGMFFLYFEVHRHIHQHERLAHAHPHEHDEHHRHEHNEEEYKSKHDHYHVHEPITHSHVHWPDIHHRHIH from the coding sequence CTGTTACCTGTCCAATTTATCCCGACCATCTCTCTAATCATTGGTGCACTCAGTTATGGAGTGAGCCTGGTCCTTTTCATTCATGCCTTGAGAGAAATCGGATCGGCGAGAACCAGCACATGGTTCGCTTCAGGACCATTTATCGGCACCATCCTTTCCGTTATCGTTCTTGGAGAGCGTCCACCCGTGGAATATTGGATGGCGGCGCTGCTTATGCTTTCGGGAATGTTCTTTCTCTATTTCGAGGTACACCGGCATATTCACCAGCATGAACGACTTGCTCATGCTCATCCTCACGAACATGATGAACATCACCGTCATGAGCACAATGAAGAAGAATACAAAAGCAAACATGACCACTACCATGTGCATGAGCCGATAACCCACTCTCATGTGCATTGGCCCGATATACATCATCGGCACATTCACTGA